In Paenibacillus sp. FSL R7-0345, a single window of DNA contains:
- a CDS encoding RtcB family protein, whose amino-acid sequence MNQQAGYEPRYKHEVALPGGDLKVYASEQLFGSLDYKVLEMANNNLQIPGIEYMSYTPDVHVGVGTCIGTTAVWDAASGYVSPSIVGSDIGCGMRVHLTNLHKDDLREVKLRRKLVRAIERYLPMEQQQRGHYGDIRLENIVRKGLQGLPNKYIPDSYTPKKSSALSHVEIKRLGFDEEILNELPDMAWHRGHRQLGTLGGGNHFVEIQSIEIAEEQRAVAEAWGLKDGQIAVMIHSGSRAWGGMVNQFCTPAFAKVMGQLGLGSADPRLIYAPLAHPQARRYVNLMYSALNYAVVNRHLIAYGVREGFRDVFGTKCELRTLYDLMHNYAWEEETSSGTKFVHRKGATRALPAGHPDNPDVYAATGHPALIPGSMGTASYIMVGQSGGEENYYSICHGAGRIRSRSATKRLVSVQEFSRSLNVGKEDEIVVNQHSLESIIDESPQAYKNVDEIIESVTGAGLAAVVAKCKPLAAIKGTK is encoded by the coding sequence ATGAATCAGCAAGCGGGCTATGAGCCCCGCTATAAACATGAGGTGGCTCTTCCCGGCGGCGACCTCAAGGTATATGCCAGCGAGCAGCTGTTTGGCTCCCTGGATTATAAAGTGCTTGAAATGGCCAATAACAATCTGCAGATTCCCGGTATTGAATATATGAGCTATACCCCCGATGTGCATGTCGGTGTCGGAACCTGCATCGGGACTACCGCTGTCTGGGACGCTGCCTCAGGCTATGTCTCGCCGTCCATCGTGGGCAGCGATATCGGCTGCGGCATGCGGGTGCATCTGACCAACCTGCACAAGGACGATCTGCGCGAGGTGAAGCTGCGCCGCAAGCTGGTGCGTGCGATTGAGAGATATCTGCCGATGGAGCAGCAGCAGCGCGGCCACTATGGTGACATCCGGCTGGAGAATATTGTCCGCAAAGGCCTGCAGGGCCTGCCGAACAAGTATATCCCCGACAGCTACACACCGAAGAAATCGAGCGCGCTGTCCCATGTGGAGATCAAGCGGCTCGGCTTTGACGAGGAGATTCTGAACGAGCTGCCTGATATGGCCTGGCACCGCGGTCACCGCCAGCTGGGCACACTTGGCGGCGGGAATCATTTTGTAGAGATTCAGTCGATTGAAATCGCTGAGGAGCAGCGGGCCGTGGCTGAAGCCTGGGGCCTCAAAGACGGGCAGATTGCCGTGATGATCCACTCCGGCTCACGGGCCTGGGGCGGGATGGTGAACCAGTTCTGCACACCCGCCTTTGCCAAGGTTATGGGCCAGCTTGGGCTCGGCAGCGCCGATCCGCGGCTGATCTACGCTCCGCTTGCCCACCCGCAGGCCCGGCGGTACGTCAATCTGATGTACTCCGCGCTGAATTATGCGGTGGTGAACCGTCACCTGATCGCTTACGGTGTGCGCGAGGGCTTCCGCGACGTGTTCGGTACCAAATGTGAGCTGCGCACGCTATATGACCTGATGCACAACTACGCTTGGGAGGAAGAGACCTCCTCAGGCACCAAATTCGTGCACCGCAAAGGGGCTACCCGGGCGTTGCCGGCCGGCCATCCGGATAACCCGGACGTCTATGCCGCAACTGGCCATCCTGCGCTCATTCCTGGCTCTATGGGAACTGCGTCGTATATCATGGTCGGGCAAAGCGGCGGGGAAGAAAATTACTACTCCATCTGCCACGGGGCCGGCCGTATCCGTTCCCGTTCAGCCACGAAACGGCTGGTGTCGGTCCAGGAATTTTCCCGTTCGCTGAACGTCGGCAAGGAGGATGAGATTGTAGTAAATCAGCATTCCCTGGAATCTATCATTGACGAATCCCCTCAAGCCTATAAGAATGTAGATGAGATCATAGAAAGCGTTACGGGCGCCGGCCTGGCTGCTGTGGTAGCCAAATGCAAGCCGCTCGCAGCGATAAAGGGGACGAAATAG
- a CDS encoding helix-turn-helix domain-containing protein, with translation MKSVDLCPKLQKSMDIIGRRWTGLIIYQLLQGPQRFSTIEAALPVSGRLLSERLKELEQEGIVLREVFPETPVRIQYSLTDKGQGLESVMRDLEKWSDAWIDPSECPPQ, from the coding sequence ATGAAATCCGTAGACCTGTGTCCAAAGCTGCAAAAAAGCATGGATATTATCGGCAGACGCTGGACGGGCTTAATCATTTATCAGCTTCTCCAGGGGCCGCAGCGTTTCAGCACCATCGAGGCCGCGCTGCCCGTCAGCGGCCGTCTTCTGTCTGAAAGACTGAAGGAGCTGGAACAGGAAGGCATCGTGCTGCGTGAAGTTTTTCCCGAAACGCCTGTCAGAATTCAATATTCCCTGACCGATAAAGGACAGGGTCTGGAATCCGTGATGCGTGATCTGGAAAAGTGGTCGGACGCCTGGATTGATCCCTCGGAATGTCCGCCGCAATAG
- a CDS encoding YqkE family protein, translating into MAKKKQNTSTPRPAAADAPATLKDLLSSDVLNKLKAQSDALKAEEQDKKEAVRKAAEDQRKAEQKRLENDFAHLLENSNQDWHKFK; encoded by the coding sequence ATGGCTAAAAAGAAGCAGAATACCAGCACGCCGCGCCCCGCTGCAGCGGATGCACCTGCTACACTCAAGGACTTGCTGAGCAGCGATGTGCTGAATAAGCTCAAGGCACAGTCGGATGCGCTGAAGGCTGAAGAACAGGATAAAAAGGAAGCTGTACGCAAAGCTGCAGAGGATCAGCGCAAGGCTGAGCAGAAGCGGCTGGAGAACGATTTTGCCCATCTTTTGGAGAACAGCAATCAGGACTGGCACAAATTTAAATAA
- a CDS encoding N-acetyltransferase family protein, whose product MAWNNYSIEDASLEDLGAIVEIYNSTIAGRVVTADLEPVSVEDRLKWFHEHNSHHRPLWVLKQENEIAAWFSFQSFYGRPAYNGTAEISVYVNEKFRGKGAGSILLAKALEECPRLGLQNLVGFVFGHNEPSLALLRKFGFKDWGVLPGVAVLDGIPRDLVIIGRKL is encoded by the coding sequence ATGGCATGGAACAATTACAGCATAGAAGATGCATCGCTGGAGGATTTAGGGGCAATTGTGGAGATTTATAATTCAACAATCGCGGGGCGGGTGGTTACTGCCGATCTGGAGCCTGTGAGTGTAGAGGACCGGCTGAAGTGGTTCCATGAGCATAACAGCCATCACCGTCCGCTGTGGGTGCTGAAGCAGGAGAATGAGATTGCTGCCTGGTTCAGCTTCCAGTCCTTCTACGGGCGTCCTGCATATAACGGGACCGCTGAGATCAGCGTGTATGTGAATGAAAAATTCCGCGGCAAAGGAGCCGGCAGCATTTTGCTGGCCAAGGCGCTGGAGGAATGTCCGCGTCTGGGTCTGCAGAATCTGGTTGGCTTTGTGTTTGGACATAATGAGCCAAGTCTTGCCCTGCTGCGCAAGTTCGGGTTCAAGGATTGGGGAGTGCTGCCGGGTGTTGCCGTATTGGACGGCATCCCGCGCGATCTGGTTATTATCGGACGCAAGCTGTAG